From Synoicihabitans lomoniglobus, the proteins below share one genomic window:
- a CDS encoding mandelate racemase/muconate lactonizing enzyme family protein: MKITDVTTQLLTARWTDDPSFPQALHSTAIIRIQTDSEFEGLGELTWGYFAPDAVPAMVDYFRPVLIGRDPLAITQLTRALIDDSVWWARSGAGKSVISGLELALWDLKGKAFNVPVWQLLGGAVRERIPVYASGGPSLWPLNNLVRKIEHYAALGYRTAKLSTNYYELPPALDEQVRMTAVAFPFSRRLEVLHEGFTRLRAEFGDTMDFAIDGHQGGVPNPIPVSEAVGIAETLAPFRLRFYEEPLAYTNLDGYAELRSRAQIPLAGGESLCGLDQFHDLITKGGVDVIQPDIGFVGGLQETVRIMHHAEAHNLSTAIHTGASMGPSLAASWHLAAASYSVDWLEHVQAASSIQRDLLVDEFKVIDGTVGLPSAPGLGVRLTPEIIDKYRFVPSSGERT; this comes from the coding sequence ATGAAAATCACTGACGTCACCACGCAATTGCTGACCGCTCGCTGGACCGACGACCCGTCGTTCCCCCAGGCGCTGCACTCCACCGCGATTATTCGCATCCAAACCGACTCCGAGTTCGAAGGGCTCGGAGAACTCACCTGGGGCTACTTCGCGCCCGACGCGGTGCCCGCCATGGTGGACTATTTTCGACCCGTCCTCATCGGACGTGATCCGTTGGCCATCACCCAACTCACCCGCGCCCTCATCGACGACTCAGTCTGGTGGGCGCGTTCCGGCGCCGGTAAAAGCGTCATCAGCGGCCTTGAGCTCGCGCTCTGGGATTTGAAGGGCAAGGCCTTCAATGTGCCCGTCTGGCAACTCCTCGGAGGCGCCGTCCGTGAGCGCATACCCGTCTACGCTTCCGGCGGACCGTCGCTGTGGCCGCTCAACAACCTCGTGCGTAAGATCGAGCACTACGCCGCGCTCGGCTACCGCACCGCCAAGCTCTCGACCAACTACTATGAGCTGCCTCCCGCACTCGATGAACAGGTGCGGATGACGGCTGTGGCGTTTCCTTTTTCGCGTCGACTGGAGGTTCTCCACGAGGGCTTCACGCGCTTGCGGGCGGAGTTTGGCGACACGATGGACTTTGCCATCGACGGCCATCAGGGCGGCGTGCCGAATCCCATCCCCGTGAGTGAAGCCGTGGGCATCGCCGAAACCCTGGCGCCGTTTCGACTGCGCTTTTACGAGGAGCCGCTGGCCTACACCAATCTCGACGGCTACGCCGAACTGCGTTCACGTGCGCAAATCCCCCTCGCCGGCGGAGAAAGCCTCTGCGGGCTCGACCAGTTTCACGACCTCATCACCAAGGGCGGCGTCGATGTCATCCAACCCGACATCGGTTTCGTCGGCGGCCTGCAGGAAACCGTGCGCATCATGCACCACGCCGAGGCGCACAATCTCAGCACCGCCATTCACACCGGTGCCTCGATGGGTCCTTCCCTCGCCGCCTCCTGGCACCTTGCCGCCGCATCCTACTCGGTCGATTGGCTGGAGCACGTGCAGGCGGCCAGTTCCATCCAACGCGACCTCCTCGTCGACGAATTCAAGGTCATCGACGGCACCGTCGGCCTGCCCTCCGCCCCCGGTCTCGGCGTGCGCTTAACCCCCGAGATTATCGACAAATATCGTTTCGTGCCGAGCTCCGGCGAACGCACCTGA